A window of the Citrus sinensis cultivar Valencia sweet orange chromosome 9, DVS_A1.0, whole genome shotgun sequence genome harbors these coding sequences:
- the LOC102628879 gene encoding cytochrome P450 704C1-like isoform X2: protein MRDLFGDGIFAVDGDKWRHQRKLASYEFSTKILRDFSSAVFRANAEKLTSKFSVAAAAKQAIDMQDVLLKSSLDSIFKVGSGVELNSLSGSDDFGNQFTKAFDDSNFIVYCRYVDVFWELKRYLNIGMEASLKRNIKLIDSFIFELIRCKREQMKNVELDRGKEDILSRFLLESEKDPESMTDKYLRDITLNFIIAGKDTTANTLTWFFYMLCKHPLIQEKAALDVREATEAQGNLCADEFAKLVTEAALEKMHYLHAALSETLRLYPAVPVDGKNAAEDDILPDGFKVKKGDGVNYMTYAMGRMTYIWGEDAEEFRPERWLVNGVFRSESPYKFAAFQAGPRICPGKEFAYRQMKILAAVLLQFFRFKLVDETKEATYRTMFTLHVDKGLHLYAYPR, encoded by the exons ATGAGAGATCTCTTCGGTGATGGGATATTTGCGGTGGATGGAGATAAATGGCGCCACCAAAGGAAGCTTGCAAGTTATGAATTCTCAACAAAAATCCTGAGAGATTTCAGTTCTGCTGTTTTTCGAGCTAATGCTGAAAAGttaacttcaaaattttctgttgcagcagcagcaaaacAGGCTATAGATATGCAG GATGTGCTGTTGAAGTCCAGTCTAGATTCAATATTTAAGGTCGGGTCTGGAGTCGAGTTAAATTCTCTATCTGGTTCGGATGATTTTGGAAATCAGTTCACGAAGGCCTTTGATGACTCCAACTTTATTGTGTACTGCCGATACGTTGATGTATTCTGGGAACTCAAACGGTATCTCAACATTGGCATGGAAGCCTCCCTCAAGCGAAACATCAAACTCATTGACAGCTTCATTTTTGAACTGATTCGTTGCAAGAGGGAGCAGATGAAAAATGTAGAGCTTGAT AGGGGAAAAGAAGATATACTATCAAGGTTTTTGCTGGAGAGTGAGAAGGACCCAGAAAGCATGACTGATAAATATTTGAGAGACATCACTCTCAATTTCATCATAGCAGGTAAAGATACGACTGCGAACACACTGACTTGGTTCTTTTACATGCTCTGTAAACATCCTTTGATTCAAGAGAAGGCTGCACTGGATGTGAGAGAAGCAACTGAAGCTCAGGGCAACTTATGTGCTGATGAATTTGCAAAGTTGGTGACTGAAGCTGCCTTGGAGAAGATGCACTATCTTCATGCCGCTCTGAGTGAAACACTCAGATTGTATCCAGCTGTTCCTGTG GATGGAAAAAATGCAGCAGAAGATGATATTCTCCCCGATGGTTTCAAAGTTAAGAAAGGGGACGGCGTGAACTACATGACCTACGCCATGGGTAGGATGACCTACATTTGGGGTGAGGACGCAGAGGAATTCCGCCCAGAAAGATGGCTTGTTAATGGCGTTTTCCGATCAGAAAGTCCTTATAAGTTTGCCGCATTTCag GCCGGCCCTCGAATTTGCCCTGGAAAGGAATTTGCTTACAGGCAAATGAAAATCTTGGCAGCTGTTCTCCTCCAATTCTTCAGATTCAAACTTGTGGATGAGACTAAGGAAGCTACTTACAGAACCATGTTCACACTTCACGTGGATAAAGGGCTCCATCTATATGCTTATCCAAGATAG
- the LOC102624549 gene encoding alpha-L-fucosidase 1-like, giving the protein MPKLCCFVCLITILFQLTNLASSKRQQVPTPPLPLSPLPSFSQLKWQQRELIMFLHFGVNTFTDSEWGTGNENPEIFNPLGLDANQWVNTAAEAGVSLMILTAKHHDGFCLWPSKFTEHSVTHSPWKHGRGDVVQELVNAAKARGVDVGLYLSPWDRHDPRYGHDLQYNEYYLAQLQELLTRYGDVREIWFDGAKGSNAPNMSYYFTDWFAMVKELQSSINIFSDAGPDVRWVGNEKGFAGSTCWSTINRTSLSIGNGSIVDYLSTGDAKGTDWLPAECDVSIRKGWFWHKSETPKKLSELLEIYYNSVGRNCVMLLNVPPNTTGLISETDVQRLREFGTAIDTIFSKNLAENCFVKASSQRAGKGGGFGPENVLDDDHLRTYWAPRDGDGISDDHWIEIRAADEGLRFNVIRIQEAIGLGQRIKRHEIFVDGKLVAEGTTVGHKKLHRLENGVIDGHVVRIKIKESRAVPLISSIGLHFDPYWHPNRQSLT; this is encoded by the exons ATGCCGAAGCTATGTTGTTTTGTGTGCTTAATAACAATATTGTTTCAACTCACAAATTTAGCAAGTTCAAAACGCCAACAAGTACCAACACCACCATTGCCTCTGTCACCACTTCCTTCATTTTCACAACTCAAATGGCAGCAAAGGGAGCTGATAATGTTTCTTCATTTCGGAGTGAACACATTCACTGACTCAGAATGGGGAACCGGCAATGAAAATCCTGAGATATTCAATCCCTTGGGGCTAGATGCAAACCAGTGGGTTAACACAGCGGCTGAAGCTGGGGTTTCGCTGATGATTCTGACAGCAAAACACCACGATGGTTTTTGCCTTTGGCCTTCGAAATTTACTGAGCATTCTGTGACTCATAGTCCCTGGAAACATGGACGCGGCGACGTCGTGCAAGAGCTTGTCAATGCGGCTAAAGCCCGTGGAGTCGATGTGGGGTTGTATTTATCACCCTGGGATCGCCATGATCCAAGATATGGTCATGACTTGCAATACAATGAATATTATTTAGCTCAGTTGCAAGAATTGCTCACAAG atATGGGGATGTGAGGGAGATTTGGTTTGATGGAGCAAAAGGTTCAAATGCGCCAAACATGTCATATTATTTTACAGATTGGTTTGCGATGGTGAAGGAGCTGCAGAGCTCAATTAACATTTTCTCCGACGCCGGTCCCGACGTTAGATGGGTTGGTAATGAAAAGGGCTTCGCCGGAAGCACTTGCTGGTCCACGATAAATCGAACTTCACTGTCAATCGGAAATGGAAGCATTGTTGA CTATCTAAGCACTGGCGATGCGAAAGGGACAGATTGGTTGCCAGCAGAATGTGACGTTTCAATTAGAAAGGGGTGGTTTTGGCATAAATCCGAAACACCCAAGAAATTGAGTGAGCTTCTTGAGATTTACTATAACTCGGTGGGAAGAAATTGTGTGATGCTGCTCAATGTGCCGCCCAATACAACCGGGCTGATATCCGAAACTGATGTTCAGAGACTGAGAGAATTTGGAACAGCAATCGAcacaatattttctaaaaatttagcTGAAAATTGCTTTGTGAAAGCTAGTAGCCAAAGAGCAGGCAAAGGTGGTGGCTTTGGACCCGAAAATGTGCTAGATGATGATCATCTGCGGACATATTGGGCTCCAAGAGATGGTGATGGAATAAGTGATGACCACTGGATTGAAATTAGGGCAGCGGATGAAGGGCTGAGATTCAATGTGATCAGGATTCAAGAGGCAATTGGGCTTGGTCAAAGAATCAAACGGCAtgaaatttttgtggatgGTAAGTTAGTGGCAGAAGGAACCACAGTGGGGCACAAGAAACTTCACAGGCTTGAAAATGGAGTGATAGATGGGCACGTTGTGAGGATCAAAATAAAGGAATCGAGGGCAGTgcctttaatttcttcaattgGCTTGCATTTTGACCCTTATTGGCACCCAAATCGGCAGTCATTAACTTGA